A window of Argopecten irradians isolate NY chromosome 1, Ai_NY, whole genome shotgun sequence contains these coding sequences:
- the LOC138321093 gene encoding phosphatidylinositol N-acetylglucosaminyltransferase subunit P-like isoform X2, whose protein sequence is MPEHSPSPTPERAIYGFVLYLLSFVMFFLYLVWAWVPDAWLHQLGLDYWPQKQWAVAIPTFLCVCFLMSYPVYFGMTFLNSSPLTSREIIKDSHAIPQTDKTYPPESIPPLCDLSISEVNKRLYLDEF, encoded by the exons ATGCCGGAACATTCACCATCACCGACACCTGAACGGGCCATCTACGGATTTGTCTTGTATCTATTGtcttttgttatgtttt TTCTGTACCTTGTATGGGCGTGGGTCCCTGATGCTTGGCTGCACCAATTGGGACTGGACTACTGGCCACAGAA ACAGTGGGCTGTTGCTATACCCACCTTTCTGTGTGTCTGCTTTCTGATGAGTTATCCTGTGTACTTTGGAATGACTTTCTTGAACTCGTCACCACTCACATCAAGGGAGATTATTAAAG ATAGTCATGCGATTCCACAAACAGACAAGACCTACCCACCAGAGTCCATTCCTCCACTATGTGACCTTTCCATCTCAGAGGTCAACAAGAGGCTGTATCTAGATGAATTCTGA
- the LOC138321093 gene encoding phosphatidylinositol N-acetylglucosaminyltransferase subunit P-like isoform X1 produces the protein MLSSTDTTAVTQTLNRKMPEHSPSPTPERAIYGFVLYLLSFVMFFLYLVWAWVPDAWLHQLGLDYWPQKQWAVAIPTFLCVCFLMSYPVYFGMTFLNSSPLTSREIIKDSHAIPQTDKTYPPESIPPLCDLSISEVNKRLYLDEF, from the exons TAACACAGACCTTGAATAGGAAAATGCCGGAACATTCACCATCACCGACACCTGAACGGGCCATCTACGGATTTGTCTTGTATCTATTGtcttttgttatgtttt TTCTGTACCTTGTATGGGCGTGGGTCCCTGATGCTTGGCTGCACCAATTGGGACTGGACTACTGGCCACAGAA ACAGTGGGCTGTTGCTATACCCACCTTTCTGTGTGTCTGCTTTCTGATGAGTTATCCTGTGTACTTTGGAATGACTTTCTTGAACTCGTCACCACTCACATCAAGGGAGATTATTAAAG ATAGTCATGCGATTCCACAAACAGACAAGACCTACCCACCAGAGTCCATTCCTCCACTATGTGACCTTTCCATCTCAGAGGTCAACAAGAGGCTGTATCTAGATGAATTCTGA